cttgttccaaacctgtttagattttttttttttttctgttgttttgttaggttgaacacaaaagataatttgaagaatgctgaaaacctgtatccattgacttctatagtatttgtttttcctaatgaagtcagtggttagcagtttacaacattcttcaaaatatcttcttttgagttcaacagaataaaatcatttgagggagagtaaacagtgagtatatttatattttagggtgaagtatccctttaaaagcACAAAGCTTGTCTACCAAACATTGCTAACTGAATCTCCATAGCGAGCGTCTCGCGGCGTGCCGGCCAGTCCTCAGCGGTGGATTATTTACACTTCTGAGAATGTAAATAATTGTCTGGCGCTGTTTTTCAGCCCAATGACGCTCTGCTGGTCTTTTTGTTGTGATGATTTGAGACGATAGCTCCACGGACTCTGGAGGTTTCGGGTTTTGTCAGACTGGATCTGATTCTGTCCCCTTCCCAGAGTCCCTGTCTCTCTCTGCGGCATGCTAACTCGATCTGTGTTGGCATGCTATCACACTTAATTCCCTCGTAGATCTCTCtctagatctctctctctctctctctctctctctctctctctctctctctctctctctctctctctctctctctcatctctcttctctctctctctctctctctctctctctctctctctctctctctctctctctctctctctctctctctctctctctctctctctgttaaattcactttattggcatgacatacaTGGCTATATATTGCCAAAGTGTACATGGCAGAAACAAGACAACACAAATAACACTAGTATTAATAACAAggagttggacaatgaaactgaaacgtgCTGTTCACTCTTCACTGATCTTCAGTCCAGCAgtagagcagagtgtgaaggctTCATCAGCTGTAGAAGAGGATAGAGTGTTGGTGCGCGTCTCGCTGCGCATCTGTGAGCGAGACAGCAAGTGTGTGTGATGATCGAGAGCCGCCGtgtccagagtaatgtcagcagaccaccaagaagaagaagcACATCCAGCAGGAGGAGCTGTGGAGgccagaggaagctgtctgaaagagaCGTCTGGCTGATAACCCTGATCTATCCAGAACACATCAGACCACAGCTGATCCACTCACTGCAGAATGACATGTGCAGCTCCACTCTCCTGTCTCTAGCAGAACTGTTGGTCTGGAGATCCACTGGCTCAATATACATGACCCAAACCTCTGCTCACTCCTGCCGATGCCAAACGCTGGTTTCAGTGGAGCAGCAGTGGAGATCTGGAGCTGTGGATGGTGTGGAACATGTACTGTTCTGTggtgagtccaccttcactgtgttTCCCtcatccaggagagttacggtgtggagaagccccaaagaagcggcccacccagactgctgatgcccagagtgaagcatggggagggttcagtgatggtttgggctcaaTATCATGGCATTTAATACTGTTGCTAGATGGGCActgggtcactgccaaggactacccaaccattctggaggacaatgtgacccaatgggtcaatcactgtatcctgaaggcggtggtgtgtatcaggatgataaagcAGCGATACACACAGCAGGACTGGAGACAGAGCGGTCTGATGAACATgacagtgaagttgaacatctcccatggcctgcacagtacccagacctaaacattattgagcactttggggtgttttggaggagcgaatcaggaaatgttttcctccagcagcatcagtagtgacctgaacactattctgaaGAGGAACAGCTCAGAATCCCTCTGGCCGCAGTGCAGGACTCCTGTCTGTCATTCCCaacagcagctgatgctggactgaggagaaACTACAGCAGACTGATCAACTACAGCGCTCTAGCACCACGCCTTCAGTTTCACTGTCCAACATCTGTACAGTATACATCTCTCACCTCTCTGTCTGcctttcattctctctctctcctctctctctctctctcctctctctctcctctctctctctcctccctctctctctctctctctctctctctctccctctctctctctctctctctctctctctcagtgtgaGGGATGACGGGAGAGTCTCTGACTGGCTGTAGTGTAGAATGCTGAGGAGAGAATGGCAGAAATGGCTTGTTCTTCATTGAGTTTGGGGTGCATGCTGTCTGTGTGGTTGTGTGGATGTTCTCCTAATCtcactatctgtctgtctgtctgtctgtctgtctgtctgtctgaatatGGCACCAGTAATCGACTGGATCACCCTGGTTGTGCGTTTGGGGTGAAGATGACACTGACGCTAATGCACTCACGATCCCCATCTCTGCTTGTGTGTCTCCCTCTTTGACAAACATATCCTCTGATTGGTGATGATTGGAGATAACCCTCTGCTATTTGATGATGATTGTGCATTGTTTGCCACTGAGGAAGATTCACAGTGCGTAACAGACCTGCGTACGGTTCTCCGAATGCGGTTAATGTTTGACTGAACGTCAGTGGCAGATTGCTTGTTAATGGACTTTAGGTTTGCTTTTCTCAAATGTTTTCATGTCTCTTTATTTTCTTGCTAACTCACCAGATCAGCCGTCTGGTTTTGCTGGTGTTAATTGTGGacggatgtgtttgtgtgtttgtagagCGGCTATACTGCGTACCGCTACACCCAGCCCACAGCGGTAGCGAGTCCAACAGCGGCGGCGGCAGCAGCGGCGGCCGCATACAGTGACAGGTGAGACGCTTCATTATATTTAAACAACACATCACTGCTGTCCTCTTCTGGTCTCCATAACCAATTAATCCTAACAACAGACAGAGCACCATCGAGAATATTAAACAGTGTCAGGCTGTTCTGAATGCTTTATAGTGATCATATTATATCTATGAGGATgttctgaaatgtgtgtgtgtgtgtgtgtgtgtgtgtgtgtgtgtgtgtgtgtgtgtgtgtgtgtgtgtgtgtccagctaTGGTCGTGTGTACGCAGCAGACCCGTATGCGGCTGCACTTGCGACTCCAGCAGCGGCGGCGGCAGCAGCATATGGAGTCGGAGCGATGGTAAGCCTCAGCTCATTATTAATCTTTTAATTGAATGATTGTTCATTTTGAGAGGAAATTAGGACGTAGTTTTAGTGTTTTGAATAAATACCTGTTTATCTTTAGTCTTTCTAGATTCATTGTAGTTTTGTcagctggatatatatatatatatattaatgagatattagtcgactaaatctacaCTAGATTGAGTTCAGTTAAATCATAACCTAATATTAATTATGCATGTGTCTAAAATGTCTGAGCTCAATATACACTCCTGGAGAACACACTTATAAACATTAATGACATTAAGGTTTGAACTAAGCATTTCTAACTCTgagtttttgccttgtttctagtccaaatatctaaaatctcttaaattaagaagcattttctagacaagaactaaatattgctttgttttcagaaataatgagtctaaatgaagtgagtttttcattaaaacaagctaaataatgttataataaagtgaaaacattattattttgagCATTATTCATACTCTCTCCTATCATTAGTACTTTTAGACATTgatgtgcaaaagaaagcccctccccctaattaatattcattttcatttggaagagcatcaacatactgaaataaacgtCTTCATTTAACGCAGATCTACACAAGTTTAcattaactatgattaattcTGCTCATGAGTAAATGTGAAGAGTCTATTATTGATCATCCGTATTAGCTGGTGTTTCTAACGCTATCGTCTCTTCCACAGGCGACTCTGTACAGAGGAGGATACAGCCGGTTTTCGCCATATTAAACCCCTTTAAACACTTCCAGATTTCCGTCTCTCTGATACTTCACCAACAGCTGCTGACCTCGGAGGGAAAAAATCCAATCACACTTTTTGGacaacaaacaaaatcaaaacacgTCTGTTACGAACGAACACTCGATTTAAGGAATGCAACTATACATCCAAGAGGTTGGATttccaatagtttttttttttgttttgtttttttaaggaaaCCTGACAACACTAAACGGTAACAGATGAAACTCTGACTGAAACTGCTTGACTGAAGCGCGAATCATTTCTTCCTTTGGCTCGTCTCTCTGCACATATGCATGCAGTACCGGCTCTAGACTGCCTCTAGTGGCCATCGAACTACATGTGCTCAGAGTGGCAGGACTGCAGCGAACAAAAAAAAACCCGAAAATACACCACCCTTCACTTTCTCTCACACtacaataattatcgatattctTTAAGAAATGTAGACTTTCACCGGGAATGCTCCTGTCTCCGTTTTTGAGGATGGATGTGAATACTTTGGATGCCATCCGCTCTGTAAGGGAGGACGATGCTATTATCCCAAATACAGCGACGTGATGAGAGGTCGTGGTCTTCCTTTCCTCGGAAAGATCATGAAGGAGAGAAACTGCGACGGCTGTTACAGATATATCCGTGAAGTGTGCGCACACCACCGGGACGACGTGTCATAATAATCCGTCTTGCTGAAAGCTTTGTGTTCTTTAAACAGTACCTCCGTTCTGACCATTTTCAAGAGGCGTACCTTTAAAATTAAATAGTCATTATATGCAAGTAAACTAGAATAGACACACAATTTtaccaaacattattattattattgttattattattattatcatcattagttTCTCATGGTTGTTGTGTGATGAAGGGAAGGACTCCATCTGAACCCACAATAATTCACGGCATATAGCAAGTATTTAAATTAAGCTTAGAATATAATCTTTTCTTTTCCTTCAGATTTTGGGAAGAGAGCTCTTGTTGAGGGAGATCCACAAGCTCTTTTATTAGCATAGTTTTGTAAAATATGCAACTTTCAGCCCAAATTtcaaagtggatcaaaaaaaaaaaaggtttgtttttaaaGGAGATCTACATAGTATTTTTGTCTTCTTCTTTTGGCAGAGAGTGTCCTCTTTCCCTTCACTATATTggtattttttgcttattttcgGTTCCAAAGAAGAGTCAAGCACATTCTTGATTTTTGTGTGTAAACGTGTTTGTAATTctattgtttgctttatttttttaatgtatggatAGGTTTTTGATATTGTTTGAAGTGGCTCGTTAATTATTTCAAAATGGCTGGACGTGGATTTGCAGCATCCTCTTATTGCAGTCCGACAGAGCCGCCGCTTTTACTTtatctgtgaacacacacacacacacacacacacacacatttcacctTTTGAACATGCGATTCAGTAGTTTTAGGAGTATCCTGGTGCAGGACTAAAACATTAGTCATCTTATTTAATTTGACCTCATCGGTTTGTTTCGTGTGCATGATGACGGGTTGTGACACTAAAAGTTCTGGCCTGATGACAAACGGACCACAGTATGAACACTAAACCAGACGACTCTGCTTTTCTTTTGATTTGTTTAGTCTTTTATGTTGAAATGGTACTTGCAGTCTATGCATACACTTTCCACAGTATTACAAGAGATTAAAGTATCTCCGTACCTACAATTCTGACCTTTTAAAGATGCTTTCAGAACAGATATTGCTTGATTCTCTATTTTCTGTCCTTTATTGGTTTCTCCTGTGGTGGTTCTGCACCGCTGCGACTTCTTTAATACGAGGAGATGGAACTCTTGCGTGACGTTTGTCTTCTGATGAAGGGGTGAGAAGCTTGAGACCCCTCCATCCATTCGTGCAGTAAAGGAATAAAGATGGCGTCTCTTTTATTCTCCATTGACGCACCTTATGAATATGATACCCGTTccacatactctctctctctcctttggTTTACAGTGTAATCGTGTTTTTGAGTtgagctctttctctctctgcatATTCTGATTCCATTTGTGATGTAATTTGTATCTGAATGTCCATAtaaactgtttttttaaacaatcacTGGATGGGTCTTTGATTTCAGCTGAATGCATTAAATgctgtatatgcacacagacttttaattttcagaaaGCGAGATCAATCGGCTCTGGTGAACTGTCCTGCGTTACAAAATCATCACGATAAAGATCTCATTTCCTTAAAAATTACAttgaaaatttattttaccacagtgttTCAGTGGAGTTGCTCCTATTTTACACTGTAACACCTAAATGAATGCTTATATCTATTTACCTTatgatattttaattacattacaacactaatgctgtgaaaggaaccttatgaaattataaataaacacgtAAACATTTCACTGGAGttatcagtggctgaaaaacactggcTGTGCAGCGTTTGTAGACAACATAAAGAGAGGTTATGAAATGATTTTGGGAGAATATTAAGTGTCTTCAGAGGTAATTGAGCTTAGTGTAGCTCTCTGAATGAAAGTACCAGTGAATGGTGAAATTACTGGTTATTATGAATAATGTTTATGGCGTATTTGCGTTTGGATCATGGATTTACCTTCAGAGTTTTCTTTTACCGTCCAGCAGATGTCGACATTACTCCTCTGTCTTTTCCATCGAGTGTTGTCACGGAATAAAAGCAGGATGTTGACGTAATAACAGAAACTAAGCTAGATGTGTCTTCCTTTCGCTTTAACAGCGGGAAACATTAACATAAAGCGCTCTCGCTTTACTATAATGAACTTTTCATCAAGAAATATGAGACGTAATATCGCCTCACCTCAGATATCCGCGCCTTTCTCCCCTCTCAGCTCGCTCTTTCTGCGCATGCGCTAAGTCCAGAAAGCGCGCTTTACATTAACAGAAGTGGGCGGTGTTTCACTAATATTTGATTAGCAATAGACATTAAATTAGCAATCGCAGCGTGTTTAAGCCGTGTATTAATACACCATACACTAATATTACTTCATTGAACGTATTATACAACTAGACATAGATGGGCGCTATACAGTAggccaggggttcccaaacttttcagcctgcgacccctaAAATCAGAATACCAGTGACTCACGAGTCTAGACCCCACATTGCTCAGAGGtggtaataaatataaatgttgcacactcaacaataggcctatataaacatattgacaacacaaaaaagcaatgttaaaaaatgcaaatccaattagatccactttatttggtaaacaaggcaagtctctcatataatctctctactgaaagacagaaaacatgACTGTACACacttgtacataaatcagatgaacattttcatattagtcaatactgaaatgaacttaaaactgaataaatatagatttacacacatttactcaagtaaataaacagaattaatgatgggctgaaaatctgcggaggtctgcgtgcacagattctgtgtgggcctaaccATAGGCAATAatttatatagtcatttattaatttaatttaacattaacctCCCCTAATGACACCGGTGGGCACAATGTTCTCAGCACAGATCTGCTCTTGGTTTTATTTTGGAGACTGCTGCTCAAAGATGATCCTCAGTGTTCAGTtctggcctgtatttatttttaatgttttgattgtCATAAAGTGTCAACGTTAATCTGCTAATGCTATTTCTGTGTTAATGTCATTATTTACTACTGTTTtaatcttctgtgggttatggatgaaatatggtaattctaacagtttattaaaattgatttgacttttggaaatcaccaagcgacccccctaTCATTATCCTGCGACCCcctccactttgggaaccactgctgtaggctataactgcaggttaatatACTGTTTATATACTGTCTGACCTATACAAGATACTTTCACTTGTCCAATTCAGACTGTAATGTTGTAATAATGTGAACAGTTTTGTGAAACTGTTATTCTGAAAAGCACTAGAAAATTAAACTTGAATTTACTTGGTGTATTTtaggaatataatattaattaacgtACTCTGTAAAACAAAAAGtagatttaaacaaaattattgggTTTTTTAAGTGGTAAACATGAATAGTGCATTTTATACTCAGATAAAACTCTTTATTTTTGGACATTTAATGttggttttaatttaattaaaatctaatttagttAGTTTAATGCTGAACCCAGTTTAAAGACAGTCAGTTTGGAGACACACAATGCTCATCACACACACTTATgggaaaataaatctttatttttgtgtgttcTCCTGTCTAATCAATGGTTTTACTTGACCTGATTCAGACACAAACACAATCTCATGCACAGTTCAAAAAATAAAGCAGATTTGATCACATCATTACTCTGGTGTGCTACAGGCAATAGGAGAGGGATTAAACACAATCTGGAGCTCCAGCTGTAGAACAGCAGCTCCTCACTGAGGAAAACTGCATTATCCATTTAGTCCATctgattctgtgtgtgtgttgggctGAGAGCATCCGCCGCCGccgccggtgtgtgtgtgtgatgaatatATGATTCTCTGAGCTGCTGATTTTACTGTAGATTTAACATCATTTACAGAATGCCGTATTTAGCCAGATCACTGAGCTCCATGTCTCCAAACGCTTCCCAAGGGCAGACCACAGTGATGTCTGTCGACAGACCAGAGGAAGAAAACCGTCAGCCTCATGTCATTCAAAACACTCAGATTCACtcaatatacatataaatgtaacCTGGTGtaatttaagtttatatttaatataagtttaaatttaataaattgaggtatttctacttattttaattgcacaatttcaatttatttaagttagatttttttttatctattttaggcaaataaaatgtattagcaAAATTTAATTCAATCCAACACTAACCAGGCAGTTACaccaacacaattcattcacattgtcccaacacaaaacgatatagttaacttaatgtttttacaAACGTAAGTGGATTGAAggtacagtcaagcccaaaattgtTCATACCCAGAGCAAATTCTGACTTATTGAACCAGCAAGTTTTGTTTTGACTGTAAATGACCCAGGCTTCTCCCAGAGGATTATATGATGATGCACAAGAGGCTTCATTATAGGACAAATCtcagcatttattaacatttgaacTCAAACGTTAAAATAACGGTGAGTATTGGCCGGGGGGTATGAATAACTCTGGACAGTTAAGTGGTCttcagctcatattaaataagttgttgaaacaacaaaacatttcagTGTTGAGTGTCCGAGTGTGTGAACTCTGCATTACCTGTGCCGAGACCCTCCATTCCTGGGATGTCGTCCCCGAAGCCCTTCTGTCCGGGTTTGGGAGCCTTGCTCTTGAAGGTGCGAGTGGTCCTCTGCTTGAACTTTGGTGGTCCTCCTCTCTTCTCAACGGGTTCTGCAACGTCCATTTCTGACAggtgctgaaacacacacagtaTTTCCCTCTTAATATCATCACTGTGCTTCACACTTTACTTTACTGTACACGTCACGCTATTAACACACATGAACTGACACCTGATCTGACCCGACAGGTGACCTGCTAATCTCCTCTTCTGGGATTGTGCTAATGCTAATCTATGGGTTACACAATGCTGACCAACATCTCTCCGTCCATCTGCTGGTGTGTGTGCAGACAGTGTGAACAGTAAAGCTCTTTACATAATAGTGCTGATCTAGTGTGAAGATGCCCAGCGCTCCAATTACAGGAATTAGCATCACATTAGCCTAGCATACATCTGACACACATATGCTAGAGCTTCTGTTTATAGCCTGTAGGAAACCTGCTGGAACACACGTCTGATGCACAGGCTgcaaccagtgtgtgtgtgtgtgtgtgtgtgtgtgtgtgtgagcattgATTAAAATAAGCTATCCAGTAATATTACACAACTGTACAAAACAAGGATATAACCCTACTCTCACTCAACACACACATGTGCAAACACTGTCCCTCCATTAAggatataaaacacacacacacactcacacacacacactcacacacactcacacattcttCAGTAgcgagtgtaaatgtgtgttagcCGTTGTTTTGTCTGCTGCATGTTCTGATATGTGTTGGTAAATGATTGCAGTGATTTACAGCAGTCAAAGGAAaatcagagagagtgtgtgtgtgtgtgtgtgtgtgttgtgcgtcTCTTACCTGTGCTGGAGCTTctgctggttcaggtgtgtttctgCTCTTCTCTGCAGTTCAGCGTGTGTGTGATGTGTCCGCCGGCTGCTTTTATAGCGCTGCACTAATCTGTGGAgctcacagaaacacacagaagGATCAGGagattaccacacacacacacacacacacacacacacacacacaggagtaTTTCAGCTCCAGGTGC
Above is a window of Danio aesculapii chromosome 6, fDanAes4.1, whole genome shotgun sequence DNA encoding:
- the LOC130230338 gene encoding retinal rod rhodopsin-sensitive cGMP 3',5'-cyclic phosphodiesterase subunit gamma, whose product is MDVAEPVEKRGGPPKFKQRTTRTFKSKAPKPGQKGFGDDIPGMEGLGTDITVVCPWEAFGDMELSDLAKYGIL